A genomic segment from Desulfonatronum lacustre DSM 10312 encodes:
- the fliQ gene encoding flagellar biosynthesis protein FliQ, with translation MTPEFVIGFARQSIELTLMIALPMLGIGLIVGVLVSIIQAATQIQEMTLTFVPKIISIFLALLFSFPWIMDKLVTFTRELFLNLPNYVG, from the coding sequence ATGACCCCTGAATTCGTGATCGGCTTTGCCCGTCAATCCATTGAACTGACCCTGATGATCGCCCTGCCCATGTTGGGTATTGGCTTGATTGTGGGCGTCCTGGTCAGCATTATCCAGGCCGCGACGCAGATCCAGGAAATGACCCTGACCTTCGTGCCCAAGATCATTTCCATTTTTCTGGCGTTGCTGTTTTCCTTTCCCTGGATCATGGACAAGCTGGTCACCTTTACCCGTGAGTTGTTTTTGAACCTGCCGAACTATGTGGGGTAG
- the gspG gene encoding type II secretion system major pseudopilin GspG, giving the protein MKRQSGFSLIELMIVVVILGLMATLLVPRIMDRPDEARVTKAKVDIRTLESALRLYRLDNGVYPTTEQGLAALFRKPDIAPIPRNYRDGGYLEASSVPRDPWGNAYRYRSPGQQGRDYEITSLGADGKEGGTGFAQDINSWELDD; this is encoded by the coding sequence ATGAAACGCCAATCCGGCTTCAGCCTGATCGAGTTGATGATCGTCGTGGTCATCCTCGGACTGATGGCCACGCTGCTTGTGCCTCGAATCATGGATCGCCCGGACGAGGCCCGGGTGACCAAGGCCAAGGTGGACATCCGCACCCTGGAATCCGCCCTGCGCCTGTACCGGCTGGACAACGGGGTCTATCCCACCACCGAGCAAGGGCTCGCCGCCCTGTTCCGTAAACCGGACATCGCCCCCATCCCCCGCAACTACCGCGACGGCGGCTACCTGGAAGCATCATCCGTGCCCAGGGACCCCTGGGGCAATGCCTACCGCTACCGCTCTCCCGGGCAACAAGGCCGGGACTATGAAATCACCAGCCTGGGCGCGGACGGCAAGGAGGGCGGGACCGGCTTCGCCCAGGACATCAACAGTTGGGAGTTGGACGATTGA
- a CDS encoding prepilin-type N-terminal cleavage/methylation domain-containing protein: MSRSGPRDHASAGLTLVELLIVLFIVGLGWFTLLPRLDPTRPSGSNAPLHEMNVFLDQVRSAAIETGRFQVIRLDPVSGGLSWNEATHRMPHPPSRCVLNEIPCPHPFSHFRVYPQGHMDRLLFSFTDGERWITADLDARLVNEYGP; the protein is encoded by the coding sequence TTGAGCCGCTCCGGCCCGCGCGACCACGCCTCCGCCGGTCTGACCCTGGTCGAACTGCTGATCGTGCTGTTCATCGTCGGCCTGGGCTGGTTCACCCTACTGCCCCGGCTGGACCCCACCCGGCCTTCCGGAAGCAACGCACCGCTGCATGAAATGAACGTCTTTCTGGACCAGGTTCGAAGCGCGGCGATTGAAACCGGTCGGTTTCAGGTCATTCGCCTGGATCCCGTATCCGGCGGACTGTCCTGGAACGAGGCGACGCACCGCATGCCGCACCCGCCCAGCCGCTGCGTTCTGAACGAAATTCCATGCCCGCACCCTTTCAGCCACTTCCGCGTCTACCCCCAGGGCCACATGGACCGGCTCCTGTTCTCCTTCACGGACGGGGAACGCTGGATCACCGCGGACCTGGACGCCCGCCTGGTCAACGAGTACGGCCCATGA
- a CDS encoding type II secretion system protein, whose product MTFGRSSTNPRHQHGDANRPRGFTLVEVLVALVIAAILASGLLASQRHGLNQARQADVLWLHLNTAQEALMGRDIGRDIGRNIGRGDSQLTVSGGMTPDGRDPLAVRITTNPPTPERPSPWVTLTTRLEGRELEWSWPAVSP is encoded by the coding sequence ATGACGTTTGGACGCTCTTCCACCAATCCACGGCATCAGCACGGCGACGCGAACCGCCCGCGAGGCTTCACTCTGGTTGAAGTCCTGGTGGCCCTGGTCATCGCCGCCATCCTGGCTTCCGGCCTGCTCGCCTCACAACGCCACGGTCTGAACCAGGCCAGGCAGGCGGACGTGCTCTGGCTGCACCTGAATACGGCTCAGGAAGCGCTCATGGGCCGGGATATCGGCCGGGATATTGGTCGGAATATTGGGCGCGGGGATTCTCAGTTGACGGTGTCCGGCGGGATGACGCCTGATGGCCGCGACCCTCTGGCCGTCCGGATCACCACCAACCCGCCGACACCGGAGCGCCCCTCCCCATGGGTGACCCTGACCACGCGCCTGGAGGGACGGGAACTGGAGTGGTCCTGGCCAGCGGTCTCTCCGTGA
- the gspD gene encoding type II secretion system secretin GspD: MKRFSAYSGAWRLIALLLLFCGLVLLPGMVLAQEAEEAEEQRMTANLEGITLRDFIVFVGRFTGRNMVFREDQIPPVKVSLHSQAPMTEPELLAVLDRVLASNNLDLVAQGDLFYVLQSPQAAEMVDPLRPGLEPGEDSELLTTVIRLHQRLPREQVSELLQPFASRFGMIMEVPQAQALLLRDTRSRVRKMQEVLEAVLSLGTRWDVELLPLHQAQAGVTARKVGQLYEELFSRGHLAETPVILAVEWSNSLLVAGSDEQRQAVRGLLDNLDRITDSSADMSMYALKNAKASSAADVLRTLLQGDQVGAEEEGVNGRGVLVAADAETNSVLVLAEPRIQRQVESIITHLDRPLDQVFVEALIVETSLTNSQDFGVEWVVGGGGSDGVATGGFLGSPSNLAPLLATAAPPLAPGGFTVGALGNSITYAGQTFSSLGALISFMKTAQDFNILSTPQIMTLDNAEAEIFVGENRAYQVSEKYDTQNNAIKTFEYRDVGIRLKVTPHINAETGVIRMQVEQDVSNVIDSAGEDDRPRTRSRNTRTNVQIPDGFTMVISGLMQNEFGQIRRAVPGLSKVPVLGWLFRREQISAEKATLMVFLSARIINTVAQADELTKRRMDNLREGQRTSRELLQREFWQGGEQHGFDLEQEMGRELGRELGREPGRERDHELEREPGR, from the coding sequence ATGAAGAGATTTTCGGCATATTCCGGTGCGTGGCGTTTGATCGCCCTGTTGCTCTTATTTTGCGGGCTCGTGCTGTTGCCAGGTATGGTTTTGGCCCAGGAGGCAGAGGAAGCCGAAGAACAGCGAATGACCGCCAACCTGGAAGGGATCACGCTACGTGATTTCATCGTATTCGTCGGCCGGTTCACCGGCCGGAACATGGTCTTTCGCGAGGATCAGATCCCACCGGTGAAGGTTTCCCTGCATTCCCAGGCTCCCATGACCGAACCGGAACTGTTGGCCGTGCTGGACCGGGTTCTGGCCAGCAACAATCTGGATCTGGTGGCCCAGGGCGACCTGTTCTACGTCCTGCAATCCCCGCAGGCCGCGGAAATGGTCGATCCGCTCCGGCCCGGGCTGGAGCCCGGGGAGGACAGCGAACTGTTGACCACGGTCATCCGCCTGCACCAGCGCTTGCCGCGGGAGCAGGTCAGCGAATTGTTGCAGCCCTTTGCTTCCCGGTTCGGGATGATCATGGAAGTTCCCCAGGCCCAGGCCTTGCTGCTTCGGGACACCCGTTCCAGGGTGCGCAAGATGCAGGAAGTCCTGGAAGCGGTGTTGTCCCTGGGCACGCGCTGGGACGTGGAATTGCTCCCCCTGCATCAGGCCCAGGCCGGGGTCACGGCCCGGAAGGTGGGCCAGTTGTACGAGGAACTGTTTTCCCGCGGCCATCTGGCCGAGACCCCGGTGATCCTGGCGGTGGAATGGTCCAACTCCCTGCTGGTGGCCGGCTCCGACGAGCAGCGTCAGGCCGTGCGCGGCTTGCTGGACAATCTGGATCGAATCACGGATTCCAGCGCGGACATGAGCATGTACGCCCTGAAGAACGCCAAGGCCTCCTCCGCCGCGGACGTGCTGCGTACTTTGCTCCAGGGAGACCAAGTCGGGGCGGAGGAGGAGGGCGTGAACGGTCGCGGCGTCTTGGTGGCCGCGGACGCGGAAACCAACTCCGTGCTGGTTCTGGCCGAACCGCGGATCCAGCGCCAGGTGGAATCCATCATTACCCACCTGGATCGTCCCCTGGATCAGGTCTTCGTGGAGGCCCTGATCGTGGAGACGTCCCTGACGAACAGTCAGGACTTTGGCGTAGAATGGGTCGTGGGCGGCGGAGGCTCCGACGGTGTGGCCACGGGCGGTTTTCTGGGTTCACCTTCGAACCTGGCTCCCTTGCTGGCGACGGCGGCTCCGCCGTTGGCGCCGGGAGGGTTTACCGTGGGTGCGTTGGGCAATTCCATCACCTATGCCGGTCAGACGTTTTCCTCCCTGGGGGCCCTGATCAGCTTCATGAAGACTGCACAGGACTTCAATATTCTTTCCACGCCGCAGATCATGACCCTGGACAATGCCGAGGCGGAAATCTTCGTGGGCGAGAATCGCGCCTACCAGGTCAGCGAGAAATACGACACCCAGAATAACGCCATCAAGACCTTTGAATACCGGGACGTCGGGATACGGCTGAAGGTCACCCCGCACATCAATGCCGAGACCGGGGTGATCCGGATGCAGGTGGAGCAGGATGTCAGCAACGTGATCGATTCGGCCGGTGAGGACGACCGGCCGCGAACCCGCAGCCGGAACACCAGAACCAATGTCCAGATTCCGGACGGGTTCACCATGGTCATCAGCGGGTTGATGCAGAACGAATTCGGCCAGATTCGCCGGGCCGTACCGGGGTTGTCCAAAGTTCCCGTTCTGGGCTGGCTGTTTCGCCGGGAGCAGATTTCTGCGGAGAAAGCGACTTTGATGGTCTTCTTGTCGGCCAGGATCATCAACACCGTGGCGCAGGCCGATGAGCTGACCAAGCGACGCATGGACAACCTGCGCGAAGGCCAACGGACCAGTCGCGAGCTGCTGCAGCGGGAGTTCTGGCAGGGTGGGGAGCAACACGGCTTCGACCTTGAGCAGGAGATGGGCCGTGAACTGGGCCGTGAACTGGGCCGGGAACCGGGGCGAGAACGGGATCATGAGTTGGAGCGGGAGCCTGGTCGATGA
- a CDS encoding heparan-alpha-glucosaminide N-acetyltransferase — protein sequence MRLSALDMFRGAAVLLMLVYHFCFDLNYFGVVSIRFQTDPLWLGLRAVIVGGFVFAVGASLALSTHNGLNPRRFLRRQIILGVSAGLVSLGTYLIFPLTWVVFGVLHFIFVARILSLPFLRLHHLNPAFGVLFLLVGLTVQHPVFNHPWLHWLGMMTHKPFTEDYVPILPWFGVLLLGLYIGQSIHRHRLSILQAPSSLPGSGILSWLGRHSLLIYLLHQPLFMGVLYLLLR from the coding sequence ATGCGCCTGTCCGCACTGGACATGTTTCGCGGCGCGGCCGTGCTGCTGATGCTTGTTTATCATTTTTGCTTCGATCTTAATTACTTCGGGGTCGTTTCCATCCGGTTCCAAACCGACCCGCTCTGGCTGGGCCTGCGGGCGGTGATCGTGGGGGGCTTCGTGTTTGCCGTGGGCGCGAGTCTGGCCCTGTCCACCCACAACGGCTTGAACCCGCGGCGATTCCTGCGGCGTCAAATCATCCTGGGCGTCTCGGCGGGCTTGGTTTCTTTGGGCACGTACCTGATTTTCCCTCTGACCTGGGTGGTCTTCGGCGTCCTGCATTTCATTTTTGTTGCTCGAATTCTGAGCCTGCCGTTTCTGCGTCTGCACCATCTGAACCCGGCCTTCGGCGTGCTGTTCCTGCTCGTGGGCCTAACCGTTCAGCACCCGGTCTTCAACCATCCCTGGCTGCACTGGCTGGGCATGATGACCCACAAGCCCTTCACCGAGGACTACGTGCCGATTTTGCCCTGGTTCGGCGTCCTGCTCCTGGGGCTATACATCGGCCAGTCAATTCATCGCCACCGCCTGTCTATTCTCCAGGCGCCCTCGTCTCTTCCGGGATCCGGGATACTGTCCTGGCTGGGACGCCACAGCCTGCTGATCTATCTGCTTCACCAGCCGCTGTTCATGGGCGTGCTGTATCTGTTGCTGCGGTAG
- a CDS encoding PDZ domain-containing protein, which yields MLLPLAFGLAAAFVLTGLWNRHAETTPKLASPSPMATTSAASESWTAVILEANILGLETPEQEQLSPEPVSAATSFDWRLLGTVIGARPKALVRRDEEFVIADQGDVLDGWELVEVRTRSAVFASGGRREEVPLWDGEQETMEAGEGGRPAEMQTWAAPGVGTRVSLSRQDVQPLLSDPNTLLQMASFKPFTVDGRVSGFQVLSIRPDSLLHKVGLRNGDVLARINGQALTGPTQLLQAYSGMDRSSLVTLDVQRASQMQTFILELN from the coding sequence TTGCTTCTGCCGTTGGCGTTCGGCCTGGCGGCGGCTTTCGTGCTCACGGGCTTGTGGAACAGGCATGCCGAGACCACGCCGAAGCTTGCCTCGCCAAGTCCGATGGCAACGACCAGCGCCGCCTCCGAGTCCTGGACGGCGGTGATTCTGGAAGCCAATATCCTGGGATTGGAAACTCCCGAACAAGAACAGCTCTCGCCGGAACCCGTCTCGGCGGCTACGTCCTTTGACTGGCGTTTGTTGGGCACGGTCATCGGGGCCAGGCCCAAGGCCCTGGTGCGTCGCGACGAGGAATTCGTGATCGCCGACCAGGGCGACGTGCTTGACGGATGGGAACTGGTGGAAGTGCGGACCCGGTCCGCGGTGTTCGCGTCCGGAGGTCGGCGGGAAGAAGTCCCGCTGTGGGACGGCGAGCAAGAAACAATGGAAGCAGGCGAGGGGGGGCGTCCGGCTGAGATGCAGACTTGGGCCGCTCCCGGCGTCGGGACCCGGGTCAGTCTTTCCCGGCAGGACGTCCAGCCGCTGCTTTCTGATCCGAATACGCTGCTGCAAATGGCCAGCTTCAAGCCGTTCACCGTGGACGGCCGGGTCAGCGGCTTTCAGGTGCTCAGCATCCGTCCGGATTCTCTGCTGCACAAGGTCGGGCTGCGTAACGGGGACGTGCTGGCCCGGATCAACGGCCAGGCGCTGACCGGGCCGACCCAGCTCCTCCAGGCCTATTCCGGCATGGACCGGTCTTCCCTTGTGACCCTGGATGTTCAACGAGCCTCCCAGATGCAGACGTTTATCCTTGAATTGAATTAG
- a CDS encoding GspE/PulE family protein — protein MMPDAAFSASPDLSRLPQEIVSQYLAFPRRNEFLPVAAEDGVLRVWLLAGRARSLADFLAWRLGLAVRTELVRNEVFFPALEQALALWEEDAPAEDDGEAGGEEADDSGRELLGWSHEDAPIVRLVNRLLHQAVSQGASDIHFEGRENGFQVRFRVDGELRTERRLELAVQSTVLARIKVMGHMDVAESRAPQDGRFQVRVGRKDVDVRVSTMPTLNGEKAVLRILDRSKNILPLSDLGLEPEAVAVITRMIAAPHGIILVTGPTGSGKTTTLYAALRELIRESRNIMTVEDPVEYHLPGVNQVQVNRAAGVTFATAIRGFLRQDPDIILVGEIRDQETASTAVQASLTGHLVLATLHTNDAPTAVTRMLEMGVEPFLLASSLHLVIGQRLVRLNCPTCSAPTDPSHIPHSPQPSPIIGCEACRHSGYRGRQGIFELMPVDEALRSLVVRKASVEQLRTHLKTTGFQTMHDHGLRLVDQGKTTMEELLRVTSL, from the coding sequence ATGATGCCCGATGCCGCGTTTTCCGCGTCACCGGACCTGTCGCGCTTGCCACAGGAGATCGTGAGCCAGTACCTGGCCTTTCCCCGGCGTAACGAATTTCTGCCCGTGGCCGCGGAAGACGGGGTGCTTCGGGTCTGGCTCCTGGCGGGCAGGGCCAGATCCCTGGCCGACTTCCTGGCATGGAGACTCGGCTTGGCGGTGCGCACGGAATTGGTCCGCAACGAGGTGTTTTTTCCGGCTCTGGAGCAGGCCTTGGCGCTCTGGGAAGAGGACGCTCCGGCGGAGGACGACGGGGAGGCCGGGGGTGAGGAAGCGGACGACTCCGGTAGGGAGCTGCTGGGCTGGTCCCATGAGGACGCGCCCATTGTCCGGCTGGTGAATCGGTTGCTGCACCAGGCGGTGAGCCAGGGGGCCAGCGACATTCACTTCGAGGGCCGGGAAAACGGCTTTCAGGTCCGGTTCCGGGTTGACGGCGAACTGCGCACCGAACGCCGCCTGGAGCTGGCGGTCCAATCCACGGTGCTGGCCCGGATCAAGGTCATGGGGCACATGGACGTGGCCGAAAGCCGGGCTCCGCAAGACGGGCGCTTTCAGGTCCGGGTGGGCCGCAAAGACGTGGACGTCCGAGTTTCCACCATGCCCACGCTCAACGGCGAAAAGGCCGTGCTGCGCATCCTGGACCGATCCAAAAATATTCTTCCCTTGTCCGACCTCGGCCTGGAGCCGGAGGCCGTGGCCGTGATCACCCGGATGATCGCCGCGCCCCACGGGATCATCCTGGTCACCGGCCCCACGGGCAGCGGCAAGACCACGACCCTCTACGCGGCCCTGCGCGAGCTGATCCGCGAATCCCGGAACATCATGACCGTGGAGGACCCGGTGGAATACCACCTGCCCGGCGTGAACCAGGTCCAGGTGAACCGGGCCGCCGGCGTGACCTTTGCCACGGCCATCCGCGGCTTCCTGCGCCAGGACCCGGACATCATCCTGGTGGGCGAGATCCGGGACCAGGAAACCGCGAGCACCGCCGTACAGGCCTCCCTGACCGGGCATCTGGTCCTGGCCACCCTGCACACCAACGACGCGCCCACCGCGGTCACCCGGATGCTGGAAATGGGCGTGGAACCTTTCCTGCTGGCCTCATCCCTGCATCTGGTCATCGGTCAACGCCTCGTCCGTCTAAATTGTCCAACGTGTTCCGCGCCTACCGATCCTTCCCATATCCCCCACTCACCTCAGCCATCGCCCATCATCGGCTGCGAAGCCTGTCGCCACAGCGGTTATCGCGGCCGCCAGGGGATTTTCGAGCTGATGCCCGTGGACGAGGCCTTGCGCAGCCTGGTCGTCCGGAAAGCCTCCGTGGAACAGCTCCGCACCCACCTCAAGACAACCGGCTTCCAAACCATGCACGACCATGGCCTTCGCCTCGTTGATCAGGGCAAAACCACCATGGAAGAGCTGTTGCGGGTCACCAGTCTGTAA
- a CDS encoding general secretion pathway protein GspK, with protein sequence MRRFDRPPRSSGAVLVLVLVTLLLFSTVVLRVVQHAALTEEEHILLLQTIQAGFQAEAAVHKAMELLALSADHLDAADQPPSPPEWSEDGIRITIIPTNAKLNLNALHPPSLHPQAMTRLREGLTRLFHHETFHEGSRVNFRGDTRDIMLWLGEGHDPDRPGSARAADAPYTGIRPSYRPRKGPMQRPEELLLVTGFTDLDPAWVRRHFTVWGTDGRINLNLADKELILAVAPELEAYWPAIQRYRTEHGFQRLDELLARIRLPMDVYQRVLPHLALEADTLEISVEVRQPAWYELHRIIVERPSILADTAPRILARDIIESRPL encoded by the coding sequence ATGCGCCGCTTTGATCGCCCACCCCGCTCCTCTGGCGCCGTCCTCGTCCTGGTGCTGGTCACCCTGCTCCTGTTCAGCACCGTGGTGTTGCGTGTCGTCCAGCATGCCGCCCTGACCGAGGAGGAACACATTCTGCTGCTCCAGACCATCCAGGCCGGATTCCAGGCCGAAGCCGCGGTGCACAAAGCCATGGAACTACTCGCTCTTTCCGCCGACCATCTCGACGCGGCAGACCAACCCCCGAGCCCGCCGGAATGGAGCGAGGACGGCATCCGGATCACCATCATCCCCACCAACGCCAAGCTGAACCTCAACGCCCTGCACCCGCCCTCCCTGCATCCCCAGGCCATGACCAGGTTGCGGGAAGGCCTGACCCGCCTGTTCCACCATGAGACCTTTCACGAAGGTTCCAGGGTGAATTTCCGAGGCGATACGCGGGACATCATGCTCTGGCTGGGTGAAGGCCATGACCCGGACCGGCCTGGTTCGGCCCGCGCCGCCGACGCACCCTACACCGGAATCCGGCCATCCTATCGCCCCAGGAAAGGCCCGATGCAACGACCGGAAGAACTGCTCCTGGTCACCGGCTTTACGGACCTCGATCCGGCCTGGGTACGCCGACATTTCACGGTGTGGGGAACGGACGGACGGATCAACCTGAACCTGGCCGACAAAGAACTGATCCTGGCCGTGGCTCCGGAACTGGAAGCCTACTGGCCGGCCATCCAGCGCTACCGCACGGAACACGGTTTCCAGCGCCTGGACGAACTCCTCGCCCGCATCCGGCTGCCCATGGACGTCTACCAGCGCGTCCTGCCTCATCTGGCCCTGGAAGCGGACACCCTGGAAATCTCGGTTGAGGTCCGGCAACCCGCATGGTATGAACTCCATCGGATCATCGTGGAACGGCCATCCATCCTCGCCGACACCGCGCCCAGAATTCTGGCCAGGGATATCATCGAGTCCAGGCCGCTTTGA
- a CDS encoding type II secretion system F family protein has protein sequence MPTFQYVALDQQGEQRKGLCEAESRATAYARLQEQGLLPIRLGNAGHAQGRTLRGLLSPGSWPRRIRLDEAFYSLGMMIQGGGSLAQSLDLLARMSSGASARFWVRIRDAVEGGQAFSQALQDHPGVVSPVYAAMVQVAEQVGRLGEVLERIARYEEGRRDFREKLLTSLGYPLTILIIGLGAVFFLLSRVLPRIADIVTASAGELSWDTRLLLNVGSWMESWGGLLLLGLAGMIFLGVTTYRRRPNWRIRLDRLLWRLPVVQKGVLARFSGLVSFQIQAGIPLVQALQSSAQGVGSLFFREKMLQAAREVSTGQPLDGVLWKQGVYPDVFLTAISAGRAAGKLGPFLERLGKLLERETDASLKRFAALIEPALILGLGLLVGFLVLAVMGPIFDLTSRVG, from the coding sequence GTGCCGACATTCCAATATGTGGCCCTGGATCAGCAGGGCGAACAGCGCAAGGGGCTGTGCGAGGCCGAAAGCCGCGCCACGGCCTATGCCAGACTCCAGGAACAAGGGCTCTTGCCGATCCGTCTCGGCAACGCCGGGCATGCGCAGGGCCGCACTCTGCGCGGCCTGCTTTCCCCCGGCTCCTGGCCGCGGCGCATCCGCCTGGACGAGGCCTTCTACTCCCTGGGCATGATGATCCAGGGAGGCGGATCCCTGGCCCAGAGCCTGGATCTGTTGGCCCGGATGTCCAGTGGAGCGTCGGCCCGGTTCTGGGTCCGGATCCGCGACGCGGTGGAAGGCGGCCAGGCCTTTTCCCAGGCACTGCAGGATCACCCGGGCGTCGTCTCGCCAGTGTACGCGGCCATGGTCCAGGTGGCGGAGCAGGTGGGCCGGTTGGGCGAAGTCCTGGAACGCATCGCCCGGTACGAGGAGGGCCGCCGGGACTTCCGGGAAAAGCTGCTCACCTCCCTGGGCTATCCCCTGACCATCCTGATCATCGGCCTGGGCGCGGTCTTTTTCCTGCTCTCTCGAGTCCTGCCCCGGATCGCGGACATCGTCACCGCCTCGGCCGGGGAACTGTCCTGGGACACCCGCCTGCTGCTGAATGTCGGGTCCTGGATGGAGTCCTGGGGCGGCTTGCTGCTGCTGGGTCTGGCCGGGATGATCTTCCTCGGCGTGACGACCTACAGGCGCCGCCCGAACTGGCGCATCCGCCTGGACCGCCTGCTCTGGCGGCTGCCGGTGGTCCAGAAGGGCGTTCTGGCCCGCTTTTCCGGCCTGGTCTCCTTTCAGATCCAGGCCGGAATCCCCTTGGTCCAGGCCTTGCAAAGCTCGGCCCAGGGAGTGGGGTCGCTTTTTTTCCGGGAAAAAATGCTCCAGGCCGCCCGGGAAGTCTCCACCGGCCAGCCTCTGGACGGCGTGCTCTGGAAACAGGGCGTCTACCCGGACGTCTTCCTGACCGCCATCAGCGCCGGCCGGGCCGCCGGAAAACTGGGCCCGTTCCTGGAACGCCTGGGCAAACTCCTGGAACGCGAAACCGACGCGTCCCTGAAACGCTTCGCCGCCCTGATCGAACCGGCCCTGATCCTGGGTCTGGGGCTGCTGGTGGGATTTCTGGTTCTGGCCGTAATGGGGCCGATCTTTGATCTGACGTCCCGGGTCGGCTGA
- a CDS encoding PulJ/GspJ family protein encodes MGDPDHAPGGTGTGVVLASGLSVMDTKNQKMTPRNASTHHDSCPTPSPPGFTLVEILVALVVAGMLTALLAAILGRGVVASSALEETVENQRSRVVLQRLLSMDLRGMLPETELTITEHGFTLETVANHLVPGPLPMTVTWDFSQRQVRRTEEQPDLDYVQELLVISNLQDWSLAFHDLTEGRWVDLRSWLHGTERPAPAGLRLELRPADVKTAWNIIHRLSLEHDAPL; translated from the coding sequence ATGGGTGACCCTGACCACGCGCCTGGAGGGACGGGAACTGGAGTGGTCCTGGCCAGCGGTCTCTCCGTGATGGATACGAAGAACCAAAAAATGACGCCACGGAACGCTTCCACTCATCACGACAGCTGCCCTACGCCCTCCCCTCCCGGCTTCACCCTGGTGGAAATCCTGGTGGCCCTGGTGGTGGCCGGGATGCTCACCGCATTGCTGGCGGCGATTCTCGGGCGCGGGGTCGTGGCCTCGTCCGCCCTGGAGGAAACCGTTGAAAACCAGCGTTCCCGGGTCGTCCTGCAGCGGTTGTTGAGCATGGATCTGCGGGGCATGCTTCCGGAAACGGAACTGACCATCACGGAGCACGGATTCACGCTGGAGACGGTCGCCAACCACCTTGTTCCCGGCCCCCTGCCCATGACCGTGACCTGGGACTTTTCCCAGCGCCAGGTCCGCCGCACCGAGGAGCAGCCGGACCTGGACTATGTTCAGGAGCTGCTCGTGATCTCGAACTTGCAAGACTGGAGCCTGGCCTTCCACGATCTGACCGAAGGCCGCTGGGTGGACCTGCGCTCCTGGCTGCACGGCACGGAGCGACCGGCCCCGGCGGGCCTGCGGCTGGAACTGCGCCCTGCCGACGTAAAAACCGCATGGAATATCATCCATCGCCTATCCCTGGAGCACGATGCGCCGCTTTGA